The following proteins come from a genomic window of Thermoproteus sp.:
- a CDS encoding DUF47 family protein codes for MSILKRWFTSGWDNIVSQLKAHVTYSLQALGLVQDVISKAELSEDYLDEIVRKISAIEKEGDEIIRKLDDNISKGALVPSIIGNAELLLDRIDNILDNIYYISKEIRRGYIVWGNENIKKIINGKFREMLDLDKTIIEYIGLMLDKSRDLEYCGRYARMVGTLEEEVDEVKEYILDEVYKLKLSAVEFNHIISLIYSADRIADNAQDAVQLLLSIISTL; via the coding sequence GTGAGCATATTAAAGCGGTGGTTCACGTCGGGCTGGGACAACATAGTGAGCCAGCTTAAGGCCCATGTGACGTATTCGCTACAAGCCTTGGGACTGGTACAAGACGTCATCTCGAAGGCGGAGCTCTCGGAAGACTATCTAGACGAAATTGTAAGGAAGATTTCGGCTATAGAGAAAGAAGGCGACGAGATTATAAGGAAGCTCGATGATAATATATCCAAGGGGGCTCTAGTCCCCAGCATAATTGGGAATGCCGAATTGCTTCTAGACAGGATAGATAATATATTAGACAATATATACTATATATCAAAAGAGATTAGACGTGGATATATTGTATGGGGTAATGAAAACATAAAGAAAATAATAAATGGCAAATTTAGAGAAATGTTGGATCTAGACAAGACAATAATAGAGTATATAGGCTTGATGCTAGATAAAAGTAGAGACCTAGAGTATTGCGGCAGATATGCTAGAATGGTTGGCACATTAGAAGAGGAAGTAGATGAAGTCAAGGAATATATACTTGATGAAGTATATAAACTTAAATTATCTGCTGTAGAATTTAATCATATAATCTCATTGATATATAGTGCAGATAGAATAGCAGATAATGCACAAGACGCCGTGCAACTACTTTTATCTATCATATCCACATTGTGA
- the amrS gene encoding AmmeMemoRadiSam system radical SAM enzyme, translating into MANVKEAVLYKPLEGDRVLCTACARYCRIPKGAWGFCGVRANIGGKLYLSVYGLVSAVAVDPIEKKPLTHFYPGAAVLSLSTFGCNWACRYCQNFDISQRRRIEGFELSPEKIVELAEIYGAHGITYTYNEPTIFIEYAHDIGVLARRKGLFNTFVTNGFLTPESVRYASEFLDAATVDFKGNGNKKFLARFSMVPDVEPIYQALEEMKRRGIWVEITDLVVPKYGDDLEDARRMVRRIIDILGPEVPIHFLRFHPDYKMTDVPPTPIETLEKHVSVAKSEGMKYVYVGNVPGHKYEHTYCPECGRPVIKRYGFNIVEINLVEKGGGYYCKFCGAKINIAGKILPTWKLESRFAYVPVNIITRYVKREDLPSPETEP; encoded by the coding sequence ATGGCTAATGTGAAGGAGGCGGTACTCTACAAGCCTTTAGAGGGCGACAGGGTTTTATGTACTGCGTGCGCCAGATATTGCAGGATTCCCAAAGGCGCATGGGGTTTCTGCGGCGTCAGGGCCAATATAGGCGGCAAGTTGTATTTGTCGGTATACGGCCTCGTCTCCGCGGTCGCGGTCGACCCAATAGAGAAGAAGCCCTTGACGCATTTCTACCCTGGCGCCGCGGTTCTATCGCTCTCCACCTTCGGATGCAATTGGGCTTGTAGGTATTGTCAGAACTTCGATATAAGTCAAAGGAGGAGGATCGAAGGGTTCGAGTTGAGCCCAGAGAAGATAGTAGAGCTGGCTGAAATATATGGCGCTCATGGAATTACATATACATATAACGAGCCGACTATATTTATAGAATATGCCCACGATATAGGCGTATTGGCGCGTAGAAAAGGCCTCTTTAACACCTTTGTTACGAACGGCTTTTTGACGCCAGAGTCTGTCAGATACGCTTCTGAATTCTTAGACGCAGCCACTGTGGACTTTAAGGGCAATGGCAACAAGAAGTTTTTGGCTAGGTTCTCTATGGTGCCGGACGTAGAGCCGATCTATCAGGCCTTGGAGGAGATGAAGAGGAGGGGCATATGGGTCGAAATAACGGACTTGGTGGTGCCTAAATACGGCGATGATCTAGAAGACGCGAGGAGAATGGTGAGGAGAATTATAGACATCTTGGGCCCCGAGGTGCCTATACACTTCCTTCGTTTCCATCCTGACTACAAAATGACCGACGTGCCGCCCACCCCAATAGAGACCTTAGAGAAACACGTGTCTGTCGCGAAGTCGGAGGGCATGAAGTACGTATATGTGGGCAACGTGCCGGGGCATAAATACGAGCATACCTACTGCCCCGAATGCGGAAGGCCTGTAATTAAGCGGTACGGCTTCAACATAGTGGAAATCAACCTAGTAGAGAAGGGAGGAGGATATTATTGTAAGTTCTGCGGCGCTAAGATAAACATTGCCGGCAAGATCTTGCCCACATGGAAGCTTGAAAGCCGTTTTGCGTACGTCCCCGTCAATATAATAACTAGGTACGTCAAGAGGGAAGATCTGCCGTCGCCCGAGACCGAGCCCTAA
- the psmB gene encoding archaeal proteasome endopeptidase complex subunit beta yields MSEEYGIGATAVGIKAKDGVVLAAEKRIAYGFYSLSSSGKKVYVVNDRMAIASAGVIADMQTIAKILRVNAKMYELDSRRKPSVAAMAKLLSVIMFNRRIMPFIAEVLVGGYDEEGPHIFVLDPIGSLIEDDYAALGTGAKMAISVLDSNYRQDIDVNEARKLAISAIKAALERDPVSGGGIDLVYITASGVKEEEIKVSAVMS; encoded by the coding sequence ATGTCTGAAGAGTACGGTATAGGCGCAACCGCCGTGGGGATAAAGGCCAAGGATGGCGTAGTCTTGGCGGCCGAGAAGAGAATCGCCTACGGGTTCTACTCGTTGAGCTCCTCGGGGAAGAAGGTCTATGTGGTTAACGACAGAATGGCTATAGCCTCCGCCGGAGTTATAGCCGATATGCAGACAATAGCTAAAATATTGAGGGTAAACGCCAAGATGTATGAACTGGATTCCAGAAGGAAGCCAAGCGTAGCCGCCATGGCCAAGTTGCTGTCTGTTATTATGTTCAATAGGAGGATTATGCCGTTTATAGCTGAGGTGCTGGTGGGCGGATACGACGAAGAAGGCCCCCACATATTCGTCCTAGACCCTATAGGTAGCCTCATAGAGGACGACTACGCCGCGTTGGGGACAGGCGCTAAGATGGCCATAAGCGTTTTAGATTCTAACTACAGACAGGATATAGACGTAAATGAAGCCAGGAAGTTAGCTATAAGCGCCATAAAGGCCGCACTTGAAAGAGATCCCGTATCTGGCGGCGGTATAGACCTCGTCTATATAACCGCAAGCGGCGTCAAGGAGGAGGAAATCAAAGTATCTGCAGTAATGAGCTAG
- a CDS encoding endonuclease V has translation MRVPEGFRIDLARRTQLRLANRVVERPLGPVDVVVGLDAAYRGDIAVSVAAAYSIREKKVVEYSCSANKVIFPYVPTLLSFRELMPMVRALRKLGSKYDLVMVDGQGIAHPYRLGIAAHLGVVLGVPTIGVAKSKLYGEIVGDKLVDPRDGKIIGAVVYCRGPLYVSVGNLTTLEDAISIVKMLCTESRMPLPILLAHNKANELKRRHLAGFDKWGEAPC, from the coding sequence GTGAGGGTTCCAGAAGGATTTAGAATAGACCTAGCTAGAAGGACGCAATTAAGGCTCGCCAATAGGGTAGTAGAAAGGCCTTTAGGCCCTGTGGATGTCGTGGTTGGGCTGGATGCAGCCTATAGGGGCGATATAGCGGTGTCGGTCGCCGCGGCCTACTCTATAAGAGAGAAGAAAGTTGTGGAGTATAGCTGTTCGGCCAATAAGGTGATATTTCCCTACGTCCCCACTCTTCTATCGTTTAGGGAATTAATGCCTATGGTCCGGGCGTTGAGGAAGCTCGGCTCTAAATACGATCTGGTTATGGTAGATGGACAGGGGATTGCACATCCCTATAGGCTAGGCATAGCGGCTCATCTAGGCGTGGTGTTGGGCGTGCCGACTATAGGCGTGGCTAAATCTAAGCTTTACGGCGAAATCGTCGGCGATAAGTTGGTAGATCCCCGCGACGGCAAGATCATAGGGGCTGTCGTTTACTGCAGAGGGCCTCTATATGTCTCTGTGGGCAACTTAACGACTTTAGAAGATGCCATCTCTATTGTGAAGATGTTGTGTACAGAAAGTAGAATGCCTCTGCCAATACTCCTAGCTCACAATAAGGCTAATGAACTTAAACGGAGACATCTAGCCGGTTTCGACAAGTGGGGAGAGGCCCCTTGCTAG
- a CDS encoding DUF357 domain-containing protein: MERAEIYVRNLEYVLSSLKIADGKVKEVVDLASAYLRDAKYYLSRGDILTSIAASSYAEGLLDALRLLGYADFTWNRPSEIEKNYRKVLIAGTFELLHPGHISYMEQAWRLGRVVAVVSRDVNAARIKSRSVVVPAENRVKVVSSVYYVHKARLGYEDDMLRVVEEERPDVILLGANQPFDEKSLYEKLRRRGIEAQILRADPHNCDLCSTSKIINKILETFCEGSRRI; this comes from the coding sequence ATGGAGCGAGCAGAGATCTATGTGAGGAATTTAGAATACGTCTTGTCTTCCCTAAAGATAGCCGATGGGAAGGTCAAAGAGGTGGTGGACTTAGCAAGCGCCTACTTGAGAGACGCTAAATACTACCTATCTAGGGGCGACATATTGACCTCAATAGCCGCGTCGTCTTATGCAGAAGGCCTTTTGGACGCACTACGGCTATTGGGATATGCGGATTTTACGTGGAATAGACCCAGCGAGATCGAGAAGAACTATAGGAAAGTCCTAATAGCGGGCACCTTCGAGTTGTTACACCCAGGCCATATTAGCTATATGGAACAGGCATGGAGGTTGGGGCGGGTTGTGGCCGTGGTGTCGCGGGATGTAAACGCGGCCAGGATAAAAAGCCGTAGCGTCGTGGTGCCCGCCGAAAATAGAGTCAAAGTTGTCTCGAGCGTGTATTACGTCCATAAGGCCAGATTGGGCTATGAGGATGACATGTTGAGAGTAGTAGAGGAGGAGCGGCCCGATGTGATCCTACTGGGCGCGAATCAGCCGTTTGACGAGAAGTCGCTCTACGAGAAGTTGAGGCGTAGAGGAATTGAGGCGCAGATATTACGCGCAGATCCCCATAATTGTGACCTGTGTTCTACCAGTAAGATTATCAATAAGATCTTAGAGACGTTCTGTGAGGGTTCCAGAAGGATTTAG
- a CDS encoding UPF0179 family protein, translating into MGRTVATLVSKEQAEVGHRFKVMKVPDECLSCRLYSVCIGRLKPGRTYRIVEVRPSLGQKCKITGGEMTPVVVEEMPIRLLLPRRKAQEGIIVTYEGECRGCDGCPDENTLNINEKVLVIRVLGKTKCNNQEFFIVEASPL; encoded by the coding sequence GTGGGCAGGACCGTGGCCACATTGGTCTCTAAAGAACAAGCAGAGGTTGGCCATAGGTTCAAAGTGATGAAGGTGCCTGATGAATGTCTTAGTTGTAGGCTTTACTCCGTATGTATAGGTAGGCTCAAACCGGGGCGCACATATAGGATCGTCGAAGTCCGCCCCTCTCTGGGCCAGAAGTGTAAGATAACTGGAGGCGAGATGACGCCAGTAGTAGTCGAGGAAATGCCGATAAGGCTCTTGTTGCCTAGAAGGAAGGCGCAGGAGGGCATTATAGTAACCTACGAGGGGGAGTGTCGTGGTTGTGATGGCTGTCCTGATGAAAATACATTAAATATAAATGAAAAAGTATTAGTCATAAGAGTTCTAGGTAAAACAAAATGTAATAATCAAGAATTTTTTATAGTTGAAGCTAGCCCTCTATAA
- a CDS encoding RIO1 family regulatory kinase/ATPase → MSIRSLIEAYNVLDKLDLRVLRLLEIAHTRYRYVPYRLLARWAKVGEEKIGYSLSKLNKLKLIQRSKGPYEGYRLTFNAYDILALHTLRKSGKIINISPTPIGVGKESVVYVGEMPSGVKVAVKFHRTGTSSFIHVRKVRGFLGRRRHLTKLYEARLSANAEFMALSRVFDGGGLVPEPIAVNRHVVVMRYVEGVEAYRADLHNARSIARDVLDTIEVALRNGIIHGDLTPYNIIVGDRAYVIDWPQWIPTSHPNAVEILLRDLTYLEEFFSKFGIEIEKEEILNILYNKEYKSVNINDIIDNTIKSFKGL, encoded by the coding sequence GTGTCTATTAGATCGTTAATAGAGGCCTATAACGTCTTGGATAAGCTGGACCTCAGAGTGCTCAGATTGCTTGAAATAGCGCACACCAGATATAGGTATGTGCCCTATAGGCTACTGGCGCGTTGGGCCAAAGTCGGCGAGGAGAAAATAGGATATTCACTATCTAAATTAAATAAATTAAAACTTATACAGAGATCTAAAGGACCTTACGAGGGGTATAGGCTGACATTTAATGCTTATGACATACTTGCTCTACATACATTAAGGAAGTCTGGAAAAATAATAAACATCTCGCCCACGCCGATAGGGGTAGGCAAGGAGTCTGTGGTATATGTAGGTGAGATGCCCAGTGGGGTTAAAGTCGCAGTGAAGTTCCACAGGACGGGGACTTCCTCCTTTATACATGTGAGAAAGGTCCGCGGCTTTTTAGGTAGGAGGAGGCATTTGACAAAGCTCTATGAGGCTAGACTCTCCGCAAATGCGGAATTTATGGCGCTCAGTAGGGTCTTCGACGGAGGGGGTTTAGTTCCCGAGCCCATAGCGGTCAATAGGCATGTGGTCGTAATGAGGTACGTAGAGGGCGTAGAGGCCTATAGGGCTGACCTCCACAACGCGCGCTCTATAGCCAGAGACGTCCTCGACACTATAGAAGTTGCGCTTAGAAACGGCATAATACATGGAGACCTAACTCCATACAACATAATAGTGGGGGATAGGGCATATGTGATTGACTGGCCACAATGGATTCCCACATCGCATCCCAACGCGGTTGAGATACTACTTAGAGATTTGACTTACCTAGAAGAATTCTTCTCGAAATTTGGTATAGAAATAGAGAAAGAGGAAATATTAAATATATTATATAATAAAGAATATAAAAGTGTAAATATAAATGATATTATTGATAATACTATAAAATCTTTTAAGGGTCTATGA
- a CDS encoding DUF460 domain-containing protein, which translates to MRVLGLDISSKEKFGYTVVEGGSVVDQGIADVVGLLKVLKKYKPEVLAVDNMTELIEHGRLLIKALGRLPFNVDVVEVTRVEDGVNLPVEVLVERHFGVNRGKLNPLETSYFVALLAEKGIGYKVKLYEEETVVLIKRVSSTSPGGMSRSRYMRNIRHRIRDLVDQISKRLNEVGLDYDLFFKEESGDIASAKFIVYARRDIVRRYVKPLKSSDVVVRVFSEPVKSYEVERRGESYLIVGVDPGVVTGIAVMDLNGRVLHTEARRNLSRGDALRRIYQWGTPVVIASDVSDVPDYVKKLAAMCGAVLFKPERDLSVDEKSSVVNKLGYPVATTHERDALAAAYRAYTEYRIKFEKLEKDFGAVLTKRQIEEAKALIARGRSVAQAVAEVLKGSTGGGYTKIVYVPVEKPCRDIGEEAKRRIAVLEYEKAQLEKEVAELRSQVSSLARSLNDSLWRDIKYKELQRRIEELTYSLKNCEEAKEKILDDIIEIILGLMSGKYKLYRKDEISECRKTGGFLCSDISSIEDAINNGIVGAPVDLVTRYKIKEYYIIDEEKRREIVEKIKLALSERKVDLKKLLEEYRRRLPR; encoded by the coding sequence ATGAGGGTATTGGGGCTAGACATAAGTAGTAAGGAGAAGTTTGGGTATACTGTAGTTGAGGGAGGCTCGGTGGTAGATCAAGGCATAGCCGATGTGGTCGGATTATTAAAGGTGCTTAAGAAGTACAAGCCGGAGGTCCTTGCGGTGGACAACATGACGGAGTTGATAGAACACGGCAGGTTGTTAATAAAAGCGTTGGGCCGGCTCCCATTTAACGTCGACGTGGTGGAGGTGACGCGAGTTGAAGACGGCGTTAATTTACCTGTAGAGGTGTTGGTAGAGAGACATTTCGGCGTAAATAGAGGAAAGCTAAATCCTTTAGAGACTTCGTACTTCGTCGCTTTGCTTGCTGAAAAGGGCATCGGCTACAAAGTCAAGCTGTATGAGGAGGAGACCGTTGTATTGATAAAACGTGTGTCGTCAACAAGCCCGGGGGGTATGAGCCGAAGTAGATACATGCGTAATATTAGACATAGAATAAGAGATCTTGTCGACCAGATATCAAAAAGGCTTAACGAGGTTGGTCTGGACTACGACCTATTCTTTAAGGAGGAGTCGGGCGATATAGCTTCCGCCAAGTTCATAGTATATGCAAGACGGGACATCGTTAGGAGGTACGTAAAGCCGCTTAAAAGCTCAGATGTAGTAGTTCGTGTATTTTCGGAGCCCGTCAAGTCCTATGAGGTGGAGAGGAGGGGAGAGTCTTACCTCATAGTGGGCGTAGATCCCGGCGTGGTTACGGGGATAGCCGTCATGGATCTAAACGGGCGAGTGTTGCACACCGAGGCGAGGCGAAACCTCTCTAGGGGCGACGCCCTAAGGAGGATATACCAGTGGGGGACCCCTGTAGTAATAGCCTCAGATGTATCGGATGTTCCTGACTATGTGAAAAAATTAGCCGCGATGTGCGGAGCCGTGCTCTTTAAGCCTGAGAGGGATCTGTCGGTAGACGAGAAGAGCTCAGTCGTGAATAAATTGGGCTATCCCGTAGCTACGACCCACGAGAGGGACGCTTTGGCGGCTGCCTATAGGGCGTATACTGAGTATAGAATCAAGTTCGAAAAGTTGGAGAAGGACTTTGGGGCCGTATTGACCAAACGACAAATAGAAGAGGCCAAGGCGCTAATAGCCAGAGGGCGGTCTGTGGCGCAAGCGGTCGCCGAAGTCTTAAAGGGAAGTACGGGCGGCGGCTATACTAAGATCGTATATGTGCCCGTCGAGAAGCCCTGTAGGGACATAGGCGAAGAGGCCAAGAGGAGGATAGCAGTTCTTGAATACGAGAAGGCGCAACTAGAAAAAGAAGTCGCAGAGCTTAGATCGCAGGTATCTTCGTTGGCTAGATCGCTTAACGACTCGCTTTGGAGGGATATCAAATATAAGGAGCTTCAGAGGCGTATAGAAGAACTCACATATTCACTAAAAAATTGTGAGGAGGCAAAAGAAAAAATTCTCGATGATATAATAGAAATAATACTAGGATTAATGAGTGGAAAATACAAGTTATATAGAAAAGATGAAATTTCTGAATGTAGAAAGACAGGCGGCTTCCTATGTAGTGACATCTCGTCTATAGAGGACGCCATAAATAACGGGATTGTAGGCGCACCAGTAGATTTAGTTACTAGATATAAAATTAAGGAATATTATATAATAGACGAAGAGAAAAGGAGAGAGATAGTAGAGAAGATAAAATTGGCCCTATCTGAAAGGAAAGTGGACTTAAAGAAACTACTAGAGGAATATAGGAGGCGGCTACCCCGTTAA
- a CDS encoding methionine adenosyltransferase, with the protein MITVVKANRVPIEEQNVEIVERKGQGHPDYIADGISEYVSLYLSKYYLQKFGVILHHNVDKTLVVGGQARPVFGGGEVIQPIYILVSGRATVEVRRGNDVEKIPVGPIILEAARKWIRENFRYLDPDRHVIIDYKIGQGSADLTGVYELGAKSIPLANDTSIGVGYAPLSPLENLVYRVERTLNSVEFKSRLPEVGEDIKVMGIRINKDIRLTIAAAMISQLIKDKDHYMSVKEEVKRRVEDLAAKIAPGYNVVVDVNTADKPEYNIFYLTVTGTSAEHGDDGMTGRGNRANGLITPMRVMSMEAAAGKNPVSHVGKIYNILAQKIADRIHAEVKGVKEVYVEAVSQIGKPITEPRILSVEIIPEGGELTGEIKREAEAIASEELSRVTNITQLVLEGKVKLF; encoded by the coding sequence ATGATCACCGTAGTAAAGGCCAATAGGGTACCCATAGAAGAACAAAATGTCGAGATCGTTGAGCGTAAGGGACAGGGACATCCGGACTATATAGCCGATGGCATTTCCGAATATGTCAGCTTGTACCTATCCAAATATTACTTGCAGAAATTTGGAGTAATACTACACCACAACGTCGACAAGACGTTGGTGGTCGGGGGACAGGCGAGGCCGGTATTCGGCGGCGGCGAGGTGATCCAGCCTATTTACATCTTAGTATCGGGAAGAGCCACTGTAGAGGTGAGGAGGGGCAATGATGTAGAGAAGATACCGGTGGGACCCATAATCTTAGAGGCCGCCCGCAAGTGGATCCGAGAGAACTTTAGGTATTTAGATCCAGATAGGCACGTAATAATAGACTACAAGATAGGACAAGGCTCTGCCGATCTCACCGGCGTATACGAACTAGGCGCCAAGTCGATACCTCTAGCAAACGACACGTCTATAGGCGTGGGCTACGCGCCGCTTTCTCCCTTAGAGAATTTAGTATATAGAGTAGAAAGGACTCTGAACTCTGTAGAATTTAAGTCGAGGTTGCCCGAAGTGGGCGAAGACATAAAGGTAATGGGCATTAGAATAAATAAAGACATTAGACTCACTATAGCGGCCGCAATGATAAGCCAGCTGATTAAAGACAAAGATCACTACATGTCAGTAAAAGAGGAGGTAAAAAGGAGGGTGGAGGACCTGGCGGCCAAAATAGCGCCGGGATATAACGTCGTAGTTGACGTAAATACTGCAGACAAGCCCGAATACAACATCTTCTATCTCACCGTCACCGGAACTAGCGCCGAGCATGGCGATGATGGAATGACGGGAAGAGGCAATAGGGCTAACGGCCTCATAACTCCCATGAGAGTCATGTCCATGGAGGCAGCGGCGGGCAAGAACCCGGTGTCTCATGTGGGCAAGATATATAACATATTGGCGCAAAAAATCGCTGATAGAATCCACGCAGAGGTCAAGGGAGTGAAGGAGGTATATGTCGAGGCGGTCAGCCAGATAGGAAAGCCCATAACGGAGCCGAGAATACTCAGCGTGGAGATAATCCCCGAGGGCGGCGAGCTTACAGGCGAGATAAAAAGGGAAGCCGAAGCCATAGCCTCGGAGGAGTTGAGCAGAGTTACCAACATTACACAGTTAGTACTTGAGGGGAAAGTCAAGCTGTTTTAA
- a CDS encoding U6 snRNA-associated Sm-like protein LSm6, giving the protein MSNKAQQLKLPSPLKVLSKMVNKVVVARLKGDVVVRGVLSIYDSCMNLVLDDAEELDKNGATKMKYGRILIRGSQIIYISSEEAAA; this is encoded by the coding sequence ATGTCGAACAAAGCCCAGCAATTGAAACTACCCTCTCCACTAAAAGTACTGTCGAAGATGGTGAACAAGGTCGTAGTGGCTAGGCTTAAAGGAGACGTGGTGGTACGAGGCGTTTTGAGCATCTACGACTCCTGTATGAATTTGGTGCTCGATGATGCTGAAGAGCTCGACAAAAACGGCGCGACGAAAATGAAGTACGGCAGAATACTCATAAGAGGTAGCCAAATAATTTACATCTCTAGCGAGGAGGCGGCGGCATGA
- a CDS encoding DNA-directed RNA polymerase subunit N, producing MMAPIRCFTCGRPLGHLWEPFRRRVLAGEDPGRVLDDLGVTRYCCRRTLLAHVDWIDDVLQFEQR from the coding sequence ATGATGGCACCAATACGATGTTTTACGTGCGGCAGGCCTCTCGGCCATTTGTGGGAGCCCTTTAGGCGGAGGGTATTGGCCGGCGAAGATCCAGGCAGAGTTCTAGACGACTTGGGGGTCACTAGGTATTGTTGCCGTAGGACCCTTCTGGCTCATGTCGACTGGATAGACGACGTACTCCAATTCGAGCAGCGCTGA
- a CDS encoding 30S ribosomal protein S9: MSSEIKARNAYVAQESPRVVLAVGRKKTAIAKAVIRPGVGRVRINGYPLELWPIEMARQKISEPLLLAGDLAKRVDIDVEVRGGGYMGQATAARMAIARGLVRYFEDQKLREIFMEYDPYMLKGDPRRTEPKKPGLKHARSKRQKAYR; encoded by the coding sequence ATGTCGTCTGAGATAAAGGCTCGTAACGCCTACGTCGCCCAAGAGTCGCCTCGTGTGGTGCTGGCAGTAGGTAGGAAGAAGACTGCGATAGCTAAAGCGGTGATCAGACCCGGAGTTGGCAGGGTAAGGATAAACGGCTATCCGTTGGAGCTCTGGCCAATTGAAATGGCCAGACAGAAAATATCCGAGCCCCTGTTGCTAGCCGGCGATTTGGCCAAAAGGGTCGATATAGATGTAGAGGTCAGAGGTGGAGGCTATATGGGCCAGGCTACTGCCGCCAGAATGGCCATAGCTCGCGGTCTCGTTAGATACTTTGAGGATCAAAAGCTCAGGGAGATATTTATGGAGTATGACCCCTATATGTTGAAAGGCGATCCTAGAAGGACTGAGCCTAAGAAGCCCGGCCTGAAGCACGCGCGCTCCAAGAGGCAGAAGGCGTATCGTTAA
- a CDS encoding 50S ribosomal protein L13 has translation MSKPLVTRPSGGVVVIDATNHIAGRLASAAAKLLLSNKNLNVIIINAEKAVILGDRKMVVGWYMRKVSEWKTHYNPEKVGPKIPRRPDRVLKRIIRDMLPYKKHEGRNALKRLKVYMSTPPDIKGESYYIPEALIRPKPLYKYISLEELWSYIDQRAWSKWKEAQMLLEKIKAQGK, from the coding sequence ATGAGCAAGCCTCTAGTTACCCGTCCATCTGGCGGAGTTGTGGTAATAGATGCGACCAACCACATAGCTGGCAGATTGGCCTCTGCAGCGGCCAAGCTCCTTCTGTCGAATAAAAACCTAAATGTGATTATTATTAACGCAGAGAAGGCGGTAATATTGGGAGACAGGAAGATGGTAGTAGGCTGGTATATGAGGAAGGTGTCGGAATGGAAAACGCACTACAACCCCGAGAAGGTGGGACCAAAAATCCCGAGGAGGCCGGATAGGGTGCTGAAGAGAATCATAAGGGATATGTTGCCCTACAAGAAACACGAGGGGAGGAATGCCCTTAAGAGATTGAAGGTGTATATGTCGACGCCGCCGGACATTAAAGGCGAGAGTTATTACATCCCCGAGGCGTTAATTAGGCCTAAGCCCCTATACAAATATATATCGCTTGAGGAGCTATGGAGCTATATCGATCAGCGTGCGTGGAGCAAATGGAAAGAGGCGCAAATGCTTCTAGAAAAAATAAAAGCACAAGGTAAGTAG
- a CDS encoding 50S ribosomal protein L18e, with product MPPNPTGPTNIQLRMLIRFLKKAAKSNDAPIWAYVAELLGKPRRQRVAVNLAKLNKLVNDGDVVVIPGKLLGYGDLQKKVTIAAVGASRRAVEVVLKSGGQLVSIPELVKKNPRGSNVKVII from the coding sequence GTGCCGCCTAATCCCACAGGACCCACTAATATACAGCTGAGGATGCTCATAAGGTTTCTCAAGAAGGCAGCTAAGTCCAACGACGCCCCGATTTGGGCCTATGTAGCCGAGCTTTTAGGGAAGCCTAGAAGACAACGAGTAGCCGTGAATCTAGCCAAACTCAACAAGCTGGTTAACGACGGCGACGTGGTGGTGATCCCCGGCAAGTTGTTGGGATATGGAGACCTCCAGAAGAAAGTGACCATAGCCGCCGTAGGTGCCTCTAGGAGGGCCGTGGAGGTTGTGCTTAAGTCGGGAGGACAACTTGTATCTATCCCCGAGCTTGTAAAAAAGAATCCCAGAGGATCTAACGTGAAGGTGATAATATGA